GATTTCGGTGCTTTGCAGTGTCCAAGGTGTACGTACCCCCACAAAATAATTCGGTTGTAATTTGCGTAAATAGATCCCGATCACCGCGATTAATATGCCCACTCCTGTAAATACCCAACGCTCCATTATTAAAGCGCGCCCCTGACTTACCATCCAGATAATTGCGCCGGTGAATATGGCCAGGTATATGTGAATGGAGAAGCGGATACGATAGTATTGCTGTCGCTGCAGGCGCTCATTTGCTTCCGGAAAGTCCGCGTGGTCTACGTGAGGGAGGTAGCGGAAGAGGAAGTATAACATGAGGTTGGTGAGGAATAGGAAGGTCATGAGTAATAAGAAATCACTTTTGGTACCGACCCGTTCCGGTATGCCTGTGATGCTGTAGTTGTTTGGGAAGAGGTCTGGCAT
This Chitinophaga sancti DNA region includes the following protein-coding sequences:
- a CDS encoding SdpI family protein; this translates as MKKTDLGQELLLLLLLLMPMAYLGVIWPSMPDLFPNNYSITGIPERVGTKSDFLLLMTFLFLTNLMLYFLFRYLPHVDHADFPEANERLQRQQYYRIRFSIHIYLAIFTGAIIWMVSQGRALIMERWVFTGVGILIAVIGIYLRKLQPNYFVGVRTPWTLQSTEIWQQTHLMAGNLWMWTGIATFVGGFFLPVMTGVFLLIFTGAILAALPYIYSFRLYHTDKG